Proteins encoded by one window of Agelaius phoeniceus isolate bAgePho1 chromosome 3, bAgePho1.hap1, whole genome shotgun sequence:
- the RTN4IP1 gene encoding NAD(P)H oxidoreductase RTN4IP1, mitochondrial isoform X3, which translates to MLSWGAAGGRALRWANGRVPARGFRASPRARIAMPSWVIDRYGSNEVLRFTREMMFPIIHFPNEVIIKVHAASLNPIDLSMRSGYGATALNMKRDPLKLKTGETEFPLTLGRDVSGVVMECGLGVSYFKPGDEVWAAIPPWKQGTLSEFVVASGNEVSFKPKCLSHTEAAALPYVGLTAWSALNQVGGLNQSNCSGKRILILGASGGVGTFAVQLMKAWDAHVTAVCSHDASTLVKKLGADDVIDYKSGNLEEQLKTLPLFDFILDNVGGSTEKWALDLLKKWSGATYVTLVTPFLINMDRLGVADGMLQTGVTVGSKTLKHLLKGVHYRWAFFMPSGPSLDEIAELVDSGKCSSDPGSILKAQTLPASILLWKGLTAGLLAKGVRRS; encoded by the exons ATGCTGTCATGgggagcggcgggcgggcgggcgctgCGCTGGGCGAACGGGCGGGTACCGGCCCGCGGCTTCCGCGCCTCTCCGCGGGCGCGGATCGCCATGCCCAGCTGGGTCATAGACCGGTACGGCAGCAACGAGGTGCTGCGCTTCACCAGGGAGATGATGTTCCCCATCATACACTTCCCGAACGAGGTCATCATTAAGGTTCACGCTGCGAGCCTGAACCCCATCGACCTCAGCATGAGAA GTGGTTATGGTGCAACTGCATTAAATATGAAGCGGGATCCCCTGAAACTCAAAACCGGCGAGACTGAATTTCCTCTAACGCTCGGTCGAGATGTCTCTGGTGTGGTTATGGAATGTGGACTGGGTGTGTCTTATTTCAAACCTGGAGATGAG GTGTGGGCAGCAATTCCCCCATGGAAACAAGGCACTCTGTCAGAGTTTGTGGTAGCTAGTGGAAATGAG GTATCTTTTAAGCCAAAGTGTCTCAGTCACACAGAAGCTGCTGCCTTACCATATGTTGGTCTCACTGCGTGGTCTGCACTTAACCAAGTGGGAGGACTGAACCAAAGTAATTGTAGTGGGAAAAG AATATTAATATTAGGAGCTTCAGGAGGAGTTGGTACATTTGCTGTACAG CTAATGAAGGCCTGGGATGCTCATGTGACAGCAGTTTGCTCTCATGATGCCAGCACACTGGTGAAAAAGCTTGGAGCAGATGATGTGATTGATTATAAATCTGGAAATCTGGAAGAGCAGCTTAAAACATTACCCTT GTTTGATTTTATCCTAGATAATGTTGGTGGATCCACTGAGAAGTGGGCACTAGATCTCTTGAAGAAATGGTCAGGAGCAACATATGTTACTTTAGTGACACCTTTCCTGATCAATATGGACAGACTTGGAGTGGCTGATGGCATGTTGCAAACAGGAGTCACTGTTGGTTCCAAAACTCTAAAG CATCTCCTTAAAGGAGTCCATTATCGGTGGGCATTTTTCATGCCGAGTGGCCCAAGTTTGGATGAAATAGCAGAACTGGTTGATTCTGGAAAG
- the RTN4IP1 gene encoding NAD(P)H oxidoreductase RTN4IP1, mitochondrial isoform X2: MLSWGAAGGRALRWANGRVPARGFRASPRARIAMPSWVIDRYGSNEVLRFTREMMFPIIHFPNEVIIKVHAASLNPIDLSMRSGYGATALNMKRDPLKLKTGETEFPLTLGRDVSGVVMECGLGVSYFKPGDEVWAAIPPWKQGTLSEFVVASGNEVSFKPKCLSHTEAAALPYVGLTAWSALNQVGGLNQSNCSGKRILILGASGGVGTFAVQLMKAWDAHVTAVCSHDASTLVKKLGADDVIDYKSGNLEEQLKTLPLFDFILDNVGGSTEKWALDLLKKWSGATYVTLVTPFLINMDRLGVADGMLQTGVTVGSKTLKHLLKGVHYRWAFFMPSGPSLDEIAELVDSGKIQPVIDEVFSFSEVPEAFLKLEGGHACGKTVINVISRQ; encoded by the exons ATGCTGTCATGgggagcggcgggcgggcgggcgctgCGCTGGGCGAACGGGCGGGTACCGGCCCGCGGCTTCCGCGCCTCTCCGCGGGCGCGGATCGCCATGCCCAGCTGGGTCATAGACCGGTACGGCAGCAACGAGGTGCTGCGCTTCACCAGGGAGATGATGTTCCCCATCATACACTTCCCGAACGAGGTCATCATTAAGGTTCACGCTGCGAGCCTGAACCCCATCGACCTCAGCATGAGAA GTGGTTATGGTGCAACTGCATTAAATATGAAGCGGGATCCCCTGAAACTCAAAACCGGCGAGACTGAATTTCCTCTAACGCTCGGTCGAGATGTCTCTGGTGTGGTTATGGAATGTGGACTGGGTGTGTCTTATTTCAAACCTGGAGATGAG GTGTGGGCAGCAATTCCCCCATGGAAACAAGGCACTCTGTCAGAGTTTGTGGTAGCTAGTGGAAATGAG GTATCTTTTAAGCCAAAGTGTCTCAGTCACACAGAAGCTGCTGCCTTACCATATGTTGGTCTCACTGCGTGGTCTGCACTTAACCAAGTGGGAGGACTGAACCAAAGTAATTGTAGTGGGAAAAG AATATTAATATTAGGAGCTTCAGGAGGAGTTGGTACATTTGCTGTACAG CTAATGAAGGCCTGGGATGCTCATGTGACAGCAGTTTGCTCTCATGATGCCAGCACACTGGTGAAAAAGCTTGGAGCAGATGATGTGATTGATTATAAATCTGGAAATCTGGAAGAGCAGCTTAAAACATTACCCTT GTTTGATTTTATCCTAGATAATGTTGGTGGATCCACTGAGAAGTGGGCACTAGATCTCTTGAAGAAATGGTCAGGAGCAACATATGTTACTTTAGTGACACCTTTCCTGATCAATATGGACAGACTTGGAGTGGCTGATGGCATGTTGCAAACAGGAGTCACTGTTGGTTCCAAAACTCTAAAG CATCTCCTTAAAGGAGTCCATTATCGGTGGGCATTTTTCATGCCGAGTGGCCCAAGTTTGGATGAAATAGCAGAACTGGTTGATTCTGGAAAG